A stretch of Vigna angularis cultivar LongXiaoDou No.4 chromosome 4, ASM1680809v1, whole genome shotgun sequence DNA encodes these proteins:
- the LOC108331625 gene encoding elongator complex protein 3, whose amino-acid sequence MAAVVEARKAPRPGKGGYEAHGLSEEEARVRAIAEIVGSMVDLSHKGQNVDLNALKSAACRKYGLARAPKLVEMIAALPDAERETLLPKLRAKPVRTASGIAVVAVMSKPHRCPHIATTGNICVYCPGGPDSDFEYSTQSYTGYEPTSMRAIRARYNPYVQARSRIDQLKRLGHSVDKVEFILMGGTFMSLPADYRDYFIRNLHDALSGHTSVNVEEAVAYSEHGATKCIGMTIETRPDYCLGPHLRQMLSYGCTRLEIGVQSTYEDVARDTNRGHTVAAVADCFCLAKDAGFKVVAHMMPDLPNVGVERDMESFREFFESPLFRADGLKIYPTLVIRGTGLYELWKTGRYRNYPPEQLVDIIARILAMVPPWTRVYRVQRDIPMPLVTSGVEKGNLRELALARMEDLGLKCRDVRTREAGIQDIHHQIRPEEVELVRRDYMANEGWETFLSYEDTRQDILVGLLRLRKCGCNTTCPELMGKCSIVRELHVYGTAVPVHGRDADKLQHQGYGTLLMEEAERIACREHRSTKIAVISGVGTRHYYRKLGYELEGPYMVKYLVK is encoded by the exons ATGGCGGCGGTGGTGGAGGCGAGGAAGGCCCCGCGGCCGGGAAAGGGCGGTTACGAAGCGCACGGCCTGAGCGAGGAAGAAGCGCGTGTTCGAGCAATCGCGGAGATCGTGGGCTCCATGGTAGACCTCTCCCACAAGGGCCAGAACGTGGACCTCAACGCGCTAAAGTCCGCAGCGTGCCGCAAGTACGGCCTCGCTCGCGCGCCTAAGCTCGTGGAGATGATAGCCGCGCTCCCCGATGCTGAGCGCGAAACTCTCCTCCCCAAGCTCCGCGCCAAACCCGTCCGCACCGCCTCCGGAATCGCCGTAGTTGCCGTCATGTCCAAACCGCACCGCTGCCCGCACATCGCTACCACCGGGAACATCTGCGTTTACTGCCCTGGCGGTCCCGACTCCGACTTCGAGTACAGTACTCAGTCCTACACCGGTTACGAACCAACCAGCATGCGCGCGATTCGTGCGAG GTATAATCCATATGTTCAGGCAAGGAGCAGGATAGATCAGCTTAAGCGTTTGGGTCATAGCGTAGACAAG GTTGAGTTTATATTAATGGGTGGTACCTTCATGTCTCTTCCAGCTGATTACCGTGATTACTTTATAAGAAATCTTCACGATGCTTTGTCTGGGCATACTTCTGTCAATGTGGAAGAGGCAGTAGCTTACTCTGAGCATGGAGCAACCAAATGTATTGGCATGACAATTGAAAC AAGGCCAGATTATTGTCTTGGGCCTCACTTGCGCCAAATGCTTTCTTATGGTTGTACACGATTGGAGATTGGAGTCCAAAGCACCTATGAGGATGTTGCTCGAGACACAAACAGAGGACACACTGTAGCCGCTGTAGCTGATTGCTTTTGCTTGGCTAAAGATGCTGGTTTCAAG GTTGTTGCTCACATGATGCCTGATCTTCCAAATGTTGGCGTTGAGAGGGACATGGAAAGTTTTCGGGAGTTTTTTGAGAGTCCCTTGTTTAGAGCAGATGGGCTTAAAATATATCCTACACTTGTAATTCGTGGAACAGGGCTTTATGAGCTCTGGAAAACTGGCAg GTACAGAAATTATCCACCAGAGCAACTTGTGGACATCATAGCAAGGATCCTTGCAATGGTACCACCATGGACACGTGTTTATAGAGTGCAGCGGGATATTCCTATGCCTTTGGTTACCTCCGGGGTTGAGAAAGGGAATTTGAGGGAGCTAGCATTAGCTCGAATGGAAGACTTGGGATTGAAATGTCGTGATGTTCGGACCAGGGAAGCTGGAATCCAG GATATTCACCACCAAATTAGGCCAGAGGAGGTGGAGCTTGTTCGGCGTGATTATATGGCAAATGAGGGTTGGGAAACATTTCTATCATATGAAGATACACGACAA GATATCCTTGTTGGTTTGTTGCGTCTGCGAAAATGTGGCTGCAATACTACATGTCCAGAGCTTATGGGGAAGTGTTCAATTGTTCGTGAACTCCACGTTTATGGGACTGCCGTACCAGTTCATGGACGGGATGCTGACAAGCTACAACACCAG GGTTATGGTACACTTTTAATGGAGGAGGCAGAGCGTATTGCTTGCAGAGAACACAGATCAACAAAAATAGCTGTAATTTCAGGGGTAGGCACACGCCATTATTACAGGAAACTGGGATATGAGCTTGAAGGACCTTACATGGTGAAATATTTAGTGAAATAA